A portion of the Pseudomonas protegens CHA0 genome contains these proteins:
- a CDS encoding N-acetylglutaminylglutamine amidotransferase yields MCGLAGELRFDHQPADLAAVERITHHLAPRGPDAWGFHSQGPIALGHRRLKIMDLSDGSAQPMVDNQLGLSLAFNGAIYNFPELRAELEAKGYAFYSGGDTEVLLKGYHAWGADLLPKLNGMFAFAIWERDAQRLFIARDRLGVKPLYLSRTGQRLRFASALPALLKGGDINPLLDPVALNHYLNFHAVVPAPRTLLAGIEKLPPATWMRIEADGRTEQQTWWTLPYGPRADETNLTLEDWRDRVLDSTREAVAIRQRAAVDVGVLLSGGVDSSLLVGLLREVGVDNLSTFSIGFEDAGGERGDEFQYSDLIARHYGTRHHQLRIDEREIIEQLPAAFRAMSEPMVSHDCIAFYLLSREVAKHCKVVQSGQGADELFAGYHWYPQVDGASDPYAAYRAAFFDRSYDDYAATVQPQWLTANDAAGDFVREHFAQPGADAAVDKALRLDSTVMLVDDPVKRVDNMTMAWGLEARTPFLDYRLVELSARVPARFKLPDGGKQVLKEAARLVIPSEVIDRKKGYFPVPGLKHLQGATLDWVRELLLDPSQDRGLFKPAMLDRLLTDPQGQLTPLRGSKLWQLAALNLWLSEQGI; encoded by the coding sequence ATGTGCGGACTAGCTGGCGAATTACGCTTTGATCATCAACCTGCCGACCTGGCAGCGGTTGAACGAATCACCCACCACCTGGCCCCTCGCGGCCCGGACGCCTGGGGCTTTCACAGCCAGGGCCCGATTGCCCTCGGCCATCGACGGTTGAAAATCATGGACCTTTCGGACGGCTCGGCGCAGCCCATGGTCGACAACCAACTGGGCCTGTCCCTGGCCTTCAATGGCGCGATCTACAACTTCCCCGAACTGCGCGCCGAACTGGAAGCCAAGGGTTATGCCTTCTATTCCGGCGGCGACACTGAGGTGTTGCTCAAGGGTTACCACGCCTGGGGCGCGGACCTGCTGCCCAAGCTCAACGGCATGTTCGCCTTCGCCATCTGGGAGCGCGATGCCCAGCGCCTGTTCATCGCCCGCGACCGCCTCGGGGTCAAGCCGCTGTACCTGTCGCGCACCGGCCAGCGCCTGCGCTTCGCCTCGGCCCTGCCGGCGTTGCTCAAAGGTGGCGACATCAACCCGTTGCTCGACCCCGTGGCGCTCAACCACTACCTGAACTTCCATGCCGTGGTGCCAGCACCGCGAACCCTGCTGGCAGGCATCGAAAAACTGCCGCCGGCCACCTGGATGCGTATCGAGGCCGACGGCCGCACCGAGCAGCAGACCTGGTGGACCCTGCCCTACGGCCCCCGTGCCGACGAAACCAACCTGACGCTGGAAGACTGGCGTGACCGGGTGCTGGACAGCACCCGCGAAGCGGTGGCCATCCGCCAACGGGCAGCAGTGGATGTGGGCGTGCTGCTGTCCGGCGGTGTCGACTCCAGCTTGCTGGTGGGCCTGCTGCGAGAGGTCGGGGTGGACAACCTGTCGACCTTCTCCATCGGCTTCGAGGACGCCGGTGGCGAGCGGGGCGACGAGTTCCAGTACTCCGACCTGATTGCCCGGCACTACGGCACCCGGCATCACCAGTTGCGCATCGATGAACGTGAAATCATCGAACAGTTGCCCGCGGCCTTTCGGGCCATGAGCGAGCCGATGGTCAGCCACGACTGCATCGCTTTCTACCTGCTGTCCCGGGAAGTGGCCAAGCACTGCAAGGTAGTGCAAAGCGGCCAGGGCGCCGACGAACTCTTTGCCGGCTACCACTGGTACCCGCAGGTGGACGGCGCCAGCGACCCCTACGCGGCCTACCGTGCGGCCTTCTTCGACCGCAGCTACGACGACTACGCGGCCACCGTACAACCGCAGTGGCTGACCGCCAACGATGCCGCCGGGGATTTTGTCCGCGAGCATTTCGCCCAGCCCGGCGCCGACGCAGCTGTGGATAAGGCCCTGCGCCTGGACAGCACGGTGATGCTGGTGGATGACCCGGTCAAGCGTGTGGATAACATGACCATGGCCTGGGGCCTGGAGGCGCGCACGCCGTTCCTCGACTACCGCCTGGTGGAGCTTTCGGCCCGGGTGCCGGCGCGCTTCAAGTTGCCGGACGGCGGCAAGCAGGTGCTCAAGGAAGCTGCGCGGCTGGTGATCCCCAGCGAGGTGATCGACCGCAAGAAAGGCTACTTCCCGGTGCCGGGCCTCAAGCACTTGCAGGGCGCGACCCTGGACTGGGTACGCGAACTGCTGCTGGACCCGAGCCAGGATCGCGGCCTGTTCAAGCCGGCCATGCTCGACCGCCTGCTGACCGATCCCCAGGGCCAGTTGACGCCCTTGCGCGGCTCCAAGCTGTGGCAACTGGCGGCATTGAACCTGTGGCTCAGCGAACAAGGAATCTGA
- a CDS encoding LTA synthase family protein, whose product MANSDALSQQRSSNRLLQPTVKSHLAYTLLCALVMMVMLSLLRVALLIYNREMILDTPASTFLEAFANGLRFDLRLVVYLSVPLLLALFSARAMAARGVLRFWLTVTSSIALFLGLMEMDFYREFHQRLNGLVFQYVKEDPKTVMSMLWYGFPVVRYLLAWAVGTWILSLAFKGADRATRPRGPFSGGNVGTRQIAPWYARIAVFVVCLLICVVAARGTLRQGPPMRWGDVYTTESNFANQLGLNGTLQLMAAAKDRLSEDRTNIWKATLPQPLAQQTVRDMLLVPSDKLVDADIAAVRRTYTPDGEKTLPIKNVVVILMESFAGHSVGALGRPGEITPYFDKLSKEGLLFDRFFSNGTHTHQGMFATMACFPNLPGFEYLMQTPEGSHKLSGLPQLLSARNYDDVYVYNGDFAWDNQSGFFSNQGMTNFIGRNDFVNPVFSDPTWGVSDQDMFNRGLEELKAREGKGPFYALLQTLSNHTPYALPTPLPVDKVTDRGSLNEHLTAMRYSDWALGQFFEKARKEPYFKETLFVVVGDHGFGNEQQITEMDLGRFNVPMLMIAPGIQEKFGQRDHTVGTQIDIVPTIMGRLGGDVLHQCWGRDLLNLPEGDKGFGVIKPSGSDQTVALLTADRVLVLPKEMPPRLYKYELGSAPGGELIPDSADEAQLKQKLESFLQTATKSLLDNTAGVVNGKPD is encoded by the coding sequence ATGGCAAACTCGGATGCCCTGAGTCAGCAGCGATCCTCGAATCGCCTGCTGCAACCGACCGTTAAATCCCATCTGGCCTACACGCTGTTGTGCGCCCTGGTCATGATGGTGATGCTTTCCCTGTTGCGCGTCGCGCTGCTGATCTACAACCGCGAGATGATTCTCGACACTCCGGCCTCGACCTTCCTCGAAGCGTTTGCCAACGGGCTGCGTTTTGATCTGCGGCTGGTGGTCTACCTCAGCGTACCGCTGCTGCTGGCGCTGTTCAGCGCCCGGGCCATGGCGGCTCGCGGGGTGTTGCGCTTCTGGCTGACAGTCACCTCCAGCATCGCGCTGTTCCTCGGCCTGATGGAGATGGACTTCTACCGAGAGTTCCACCAGCGCCTCAACGGCCTGGTCTTCCAGTATGTGAAGGAAGACCCGAAAACCGTGATGAGCATGCTCTGGTACGGCTTCCCGGTGGTCCGCTACCTGCTGGCCTGGGCCGTGGGCACCTGGATCCTGAGCCTGGCATTCAAGGGGGCCGACCGCGCCACCCGGCCCCGCGGCCCGTTCAGCGGCGGCAATGTCGGCACCCGGCAGATTGCCCCCTGGTATGCGCGCATTGCGGTGTTCGTGGTGTGTCTGCTGATCTGCGTGGTTGCAGCCCGTGGCACTCTGCGCCAGGGCCCGCCGATGCGTTGGGGTGACGTCTACACCACCGAATCCAACTTCGCCAACCAGTTGGGCCTCAATGGCACGCTGCAACTGATGGCGGCGGCCAAGGATCGTCTGTCCGAGGACCGCACCAATATCTGGAAGGCCACCTTGCCTCAGCCTCTGGCCCAGCAGACCGTGCGCGACATGCTGCTGGTGCCGAGTGACAAGCTGGTGGATGCCGATATTGCCGCCGTACGCCGCACCTACACGCCGGATGGGGAAAAGACCCTGCCGATCAAGAACGTCGTGGTGATCCTGATGGAAAGCTTCGCCGGGCATTCGGTGGGTGCCCTGGGACGTCCGGGGGAGATCACTCCGTACTTCGACAAACTGTCCAAGGAAGGCCTGCTGTTCGACCGCTTCTTCTCCAACGGCACCCACACCCACCAGGGCATGTTCGCCACCATGGCGTGCTTCCCCAACCTGCCTGGCTTCGAATACCTGATGCAGACCCCGGAAGGCAGCCACAAGCTGTCCGGCCTGCCGCAATTGCTCAGTGCTCGCAACTACGATGACGTGTATGTCTACAACGGCGATTTCGCCTGGGACAACCAGTCGGGGTTCTTCAGCAACCAGGGCATGACCAACTTCATCGGCCGTAACGACTTCGTCAATCCGGTGTTCTCCGACCCGACCTGGGGCGTGTCCGACCAGGACATGTTCAACCGCGGCCTGGAAGAGTTGAAGGCCCGGGAAGGCAAGGGGCCGTTCTATGCCCTGCTGCAGACCCTGTCCAACCACACGCCGTATGCCCTGCCCACGCCTTTGCCGGTGGACAAGGTGACCGACCGCGGCAGCCTCAACGAACATCTGACGGCCATGCGCTACTCCGACTGGGCCCTGGGCCAGTTCTTCGAGAAAGCGCGCAAGGAGCCTTACTTCAAGGAAACCCTGTTCGTGGTGGTGGGCGACCATGGCTTCGGCAACGAGCAGCAGATCACCGAAATGGACCTGGGGCGCTTCAACGTGCCCATGCTGATGATCGCTCCGGGCATCCAGGAAAAGTTCGGCCAGCGTGACCACACCGTGGGCACCCAGATCGACATCGTGCCCACCATCATGGGTCGCCTGGGTGGCGACGTACTGCACCAGTGCTGGGGGCGCGACCTGCTCAACCTGCCGGAAGGCGACAAGGGCTTCGGCGTGATCAAGCCTTCGGGCAGTGACCAGACCGTAGCGCTGCTGACGGCGGACCGGGTGCTGGTGCTGCCCAAGGAAATGCCGCCACGGCTGTACAAGTACGAGCTGGGTTCGGCACCGGGGGGCGAACTGATCCCGGATTCTGCCGATGAGGCGCAGCTCAAGCAGAAGCTGGAATCCTTCCTGCAGACGGCGACCAAGAGCTTGCTCGACAACACCGCAGGCGTGGTCAACGGGAAACCGGACTAA
- a CDS encoding osmoprotectant NAGGN system M42 family peptidase: MTRKIPEPDLAYLQKVLLEMLAIPSPTGFTDTIVRYVAERLEELGIPFELTRRGTIRATLKGQKNSPDRAVSAHLDTIGASVRAVKDNGRLTLAPVGCWSSRFAEGSRVSLFTDNGVLRGSVLPLMASGHAFNTAVDELPISWDHIELRLDAYCTTRADCESLGIGVGDFVAFDPLPEFTESGHISARHLDDKAGVAALLAALKAIVDSGEPLMIDCHPLFTITEETGSGAAAALPWDVSEFVGIDIAPVAPGQHSSEHAVSVAMQDSGGPYDYHLSRHLLRLAGEHELPVRRDLFRYYFSDAHSAVTAGHDIRTALLAFGCDATHGYERTHIDSLAALSRLLGAYILSPPVFASDAQPAQGSLDRFSHQLEHDAQMESDTRVPSVDSLVGQKS; encoded by the coding sequence ATGACCCGCAAGATTCCCGAACCCGACCTCGCCTACCTGCAGAAAGTCCTCCTGGAAATGCTCGCCATTCCCAGCCCCACCGGCTTTACCGACACCATCGTGCGCTATGTCGCCGAACGCCTTGAAGAACTGGGCATCCCCTTCGAGCTGACCCGTCGTGGCACCATTCGCGCCACCCTCAAGGGCCAGAAGAACAGCCCGGACCGGGCCGTCTCGGCGCACCTGGACACCATTGGCGCCAGCGTGCGCGCGGTGAAGGACAACGGCCGCCTGACCCTGGCCCCGGTGGGCTGCTGGTCCAGCCGCTTTGCCGAGGGCAGCCGGGTCAGCCTGTTCACCGACAACGGCGTGTTGCGCGGCAGCGTCCTGCCGCTGATGGCCTCTGGGCACGCCTTCAACACCGCGGTGGACGAACTGCCCATCAGTTGGGACCACATCGAGCTGCGCCTGGATGCCTACTGCACCACCCGCGCCGACTGCGAATCCCTGGGGATAGGCGTGGGTGACTTTGTTGCCTTCGACCCCTTGCCCGAGTTCACCGAAAGCGGCCATATCAGCGCCCGGCACCTGGACGACAAGGCCGGTGTCGCCGCGCTGCTGGCCGCGCTCAAGGCCATAGTCGACAGCGGCGAGCCGCTGATGATCGACTGCCATCCGCTATTCACCATCACCGAAGAAACCGGCAGTGGTGCGGCAGCGGCCCTGCCCTGGGACGTCAGCGAGTTCGTCGGCATCGACATTGCCCCGGTCGCCCCGGGCCAGCACTCCAGCGAACATGCGGTGAGCGTGGCCATGCAGGACTCCGGTGGCCCCTACGACTATCACTTGTCCCGCCACCTGCTGCGCCTGGCCGGCGAACACGAGTTGCCGGTGCGTCGCGACCTGTTCCGCTACTACTTCAGCGACGCCCATTCGGCGGTCACCGCCGGCCACGACATCCGCACTGCGCTGCTGGCCTTCGGTTGCGACGCCACCCACGGCTATGAGCGCACCCATATCGACAGCCTGGCGGCACTCAGCCGCCTGCTGGGGGCCTACATCCTCAGCCCGCCGGTATTTGCCAGCGACGCGCAACCGGCCCAGGGCTCACTGGACCGCTTCAGCCATCAACTGGAGCACGATGCACAAATGGAAAGCGATACCCGGGTGCCCTCGGTGGACAGCCTGGTGGGGCAGAAATCCTGA
- a CDS encoding SDR family oxidoreductase codes for MQNRMMITGAGSGLGREIALRWAREGWRLALSDVSEAGLQETLKLVRAAGGDGFVQRCDVRDYSQLTAFAQACEVKFGGIDIIVNNAGVASGGFFSELSLEDWDWQIAINLMGVVKGCKAFLPLLEQSKGKIINIASMAALMQGPAMSNYNVAKAGVVALSESLLIELAQQEIGVHVVCPSFFQTNLLDSFRGPTPAMKAQVGKLLENSPITAAEIADYIHAQVDAGQFMILPHEQGRMAWALKQKNPQALYDEMTLMADKMRAKAKQSAS; via the coding sequence ATGCAAAATCGCATGATGATCACTGGCGCCGGCTCCGGCCTGGGTCGCGAAATCGCTTTGCGCTGGGCCCGCGAGGGCTGGCGGCTGGCCTTGTCCGATGTCAGCGAGGCGGGCCTGCAGGAAACCCTGAAACTGGTGCGTGCAGCCGGTGGTGACGGTTTTGTGCAGCGTTGCGATGTGCGTGACTACAGCCAGTTGACCGCCTTCGCTCAGGCCTGCGAGGTGAAGTTCGGCGGCATCGACATCATCGTCAACAACGCCGGCGTGGCCTCTGGCGGGTTCTTCAGCGAACTGTCGCTGGAGGATTGGGACTGGCAGATCGCGATCAACCTGATGGGGGTGGTCAAGGGCTGCAAGGCCTTCCTGCCGCTGCTGGAGCAGAGCAAGGGCAAGATCATCAATATCGCTTCCATGGCGGCCTTGATGCAGGGCCCGGCCATGAGCAACTACAACGTGGCCAAGGCCGGAGTGGTGGCGCTTTCCGAGAGCCTGTTGATCGAGCTCGCGCAGCAGGAAATCGGCGTGCATGTGGTCTGCCCGTCGTTCTTCCAGACCAACCTGCTGGACTCCTTCCGGGGGCCGACCCCGGCCATGAAGGCCCAGGTGGGCAAGTTGCTGGAAAACTCGCCGATCACCGCCGCCGAGATCGCCGACTACATCCATGCCCAGGTCGATGCCGGCCAATTCATGATCCTGCCCCATGAGCAGGGCCGTATGGCCTGGGCCCTGAAGCAGAAAAATCCCCAGGCGCTGTACGACGAAATGACCCTGATGGCCGACAAGATGCGCGCCAAGGCCAAGCAAAGCGCCAGTTGA
- a CDS encoding DUF3309 family protein, with the protein MGTILIVILILLLIGGLPVFPHSRSWGYGPSGIIGVVLVVLLVLLLLGRI; encoded by the coding sequence ATGGGCACCATTCTGATCGTTATTCTGATTCTGCTGCTGATTGGCGGCCTGCCAGTATTCCCGCACTCCAGAAGCTGGGGTTATGGGCCTTCAGGAATCATTGGCGTCGTGCTGGTGGTGCTGTTGGTACTCTTGCTGCTGGGCAGGATATAA
- a CDS encoding YheU family protein, with protein MLIPHDQLEVDTLTRLIEDFVTREGTDNGDETPLETRVLRVRQALTKGQAVIVFDPDSEQCQLMLKHDVPKELFD; from the coding sequence ATGCTGATTCCCCACGACCAACTTGAAGTCGACACCCTGACCCGCCTGATCGAGGACTTCGTAACCCGCGAGGGCACCGACAACGGTGATGAAACGCCCCTGGAGACCCGTGTGCTGCGGGTGCGCCAGGCCTTGACCAAGGGCCAGGCGGTAATCGTCTTCGATCCGGACAGCGAACAGTGCCAACTGATGCTCAAGCACGATGTGCCCAAGGAGCTGTTCGACTGA
- a CDS encoding ankyrin repeat domain-containing protein → MTDKSRQMTEEEAAQFVEQVFNVARQGDAQMLDKLAASGLPVNLRNHKGDTLLMLAAYHGHVDAVQVLLKHQADPEIRNDNGQSPIAGAAFKGDLAVVKALVEGGAQVEGSSFDGRTALMMAAMFNRTEIVTYLISQGADPKARDSNGVSALEAAKTMGAMDTTAQLEKLLA, encoded by the coding sequence ATGACCGACAAAAGCCGCCAGATGACTGAAGAAGAGGCCGCCCAGTTTGTCGAACAGGTGTTCAACGTGGCCCGCCAGGGCGACGCACAGATGCTCGACAAACTGGCTGCCAGTGGCCTGCCGGTCAACCTGCGCAATCACAAGGGCGACACGCTGCTGATGCTCGCCGCCTATCACGGCCATGTGGACGCGGTGCAGGTGCTGCTCAAGCACCAGGCCGACCCCGAGATCCGCAACGACAATGGCCAGAGCCCGATTGCCGGGGCTGCCTTCAAGGGCGACCTGGCGGTGGTCAAGGCGCTGGTGGAGGGGGGCGCCCAGGTGGAAGGCTCGTCCTTCGACGGACGTACCGCGCTGATGATGGCGGCGATGTTCAACCGCACGGAAATCGTCACCTACCTGATCAGCCAGGGCGCCGACCCCAAGGCCCGCGACAGCAATGGCGTGAGTGCCCTGGAAGCGGCCAAGACCATGGGCGCCATGGATACCACGGCGCAGCTGGAAAAACTCCTGGCCTGA
- the ngg gene encoding N-acetylglutaminylglutamine synthetase gives MKAHATAYSQRLLRGQAPSYERLQARFAEDGSEPGCEPIAVHCGWGRLLIGHTFPDPTSLAGELLNERPGERDIALYVAAPQQVLGLEPAQLFLDPSDTLRLWFSDYRQATRVFRGFRIRRAQSEADWQAINQLYQARGMLPIDPQLLTPRHQGGPVYWLAEDEDSGAVIGSVMGLNHHKAYQDPEHGSSLWCLAVDPDCSRPGVGEVLVRHLIEHFMSRGLSYLDLSVLHDNRQAKNLYAKLGFRTLSTFAIKRKNGINQPLFLGPGPQAEFNPYARIIVEEAHRRGIDVQVDDADAGLFTLSHGGRRVRCRESLSDLTSAISMSLCQDKSLTHKVLKGAGLNLPAQQLAGNADDNLGFLDEHQRVVVKPLDGEQGQGVAVDLRTIEEVQKAIDHARRFDSRVLLESFHEGLDLRILVIGFEVVAAAIRRPAEIIGDGQHSIGALIEARSRRRQAATGGESKIPLDQETQRTLHAAGYDYNSVLAAGERLFVRRTANLHTGGTLEDVTGILHPTLADAAIRAARALDIPVVGLDLMVPAADQPEYVFIEANERAGLANHEPQPTAERFVDLLFPHSQPAP, from the coding sequence ATGAAAGCTCACGCCACGGCTTACAGCCAACGCCTGCTGCGCGGCCAGGCGCCGTCCTATGAACGCCTGCAGGCGCGCTTCGCCGAAGACGGCAGCGAACCCGGGTGCGAACCGATCGCGGTACATTGCGGTTGGGGCCGCCTGCTGATCGGCCATACCTTTCCCGACCCCACCAGCCTGGCCGGGGAGTTGCTCAACGAGCGACCTGGCGAACGCGACATCGCTCTGTATGTGGCGGCGCCACAACAAGTGCTGGGGCTGGAACCGGCGCAACTGTTCCTCGACCCTTCCGATACCCTGCGCCTGTGGTTCAGCGATTACCGCCAGGCCACTCGGGTATTTCGCGGTTTCCGCATCCGTCGCGCCCAGAGCGAAGCCGACTGGCAAGCCATCAACCAGCTGTACCAGGCCCGCGGCATGCTGCCCATCGACCCGCAACTGCTGACCCCGCGCCATCAGGGCGGGCCGGTGTACTGGCTGGCCGAGGACGAAGACAGCGGCGCGGTGATCGGCAGCGTCATGGGCCTCAATCACCACAAGGCCTACCAGGACCCGGAACACGGCAGCAGCCTCTGGTGCCTGGCAGTGGACCCCGACTGCAGTCGCCCGGGCGTCGGCGAAGTGCTGGTGCGCCACCTGATCGAACACTTCATGAGCCGCGGCCTGAGCTACCTCGACCTGTCGGTGCTGCACGACAACCGCCAGGCCAAGAACCTCTACGCCAAACTCGGCTTTCGCACCCTGTCGACCTTCGCCATCAAGCGCAAGAACGGCATCAACCAGCCGCTGTTCCTCGGCCCCGGGCCCCAGGCGGAGTTCAACCCCTATGCGCGGATCATCGTCGAGGAAGCTCATCGCCGGGGCATCGATGTGCAGGTGGATGACGCCGACGCCGGGCTGTTCACCCTCAGCCACGGCGGGCGCCGGGTACGCTGCCGGGAATCACTGAGCGATCTCACCAGCGCCATCAGCATGAGCCTGTGCCAGGACAAGAGCCTGACCCACAAGGTGCTCAAGGGTGCTGGCTTGAACCTGCCGGCGCAGCAACTGGCGGGCAACGCCGATGACAACCTGGGCTTTCTCGACGAGCACCAGCGGGTGGTGGTCAAGCCCCTGGATGGCGAGCAGGGACAAGGCGTGGCGGTGGACCTGCGGACCATCGAAGAGGTGCAAAAGGCCATCGACCACGCCCGCCGCTTTGACAGCCGGGTATTGCTGGAAAGCTTCCACGAAGGCCTGGACCTGCGCATCTTGGTGATCGGCTTTGAAGTGGTGGCAGCGGCTATCCGCCGTCCCGCGGAAATCATCGGTGATGGTCAGCACTCCATCGGCGCGCTGATCGAAGCCCGCAGCCGTCGCCGCCAGGCGGCCACCGGCGGCGAGAGCAAAATCCCCCTGGACCAGGAGACCCAGCGCACCCTGCACGCCGCCGGCTACGACTACAACAGCGTACTGGCCGCCGGGGAGCGGCTGTTTGTACGGCGCACCGCCAACCTGCACACCGGCGGCACTCTGGAAGACGTCACCGGCATCCTTCATCCGACCCTGGCCGACGCCGCCATCCGCGCAGCCCGTGCCCTGGACATTCCCGTGGTGGGCCTGGACCTGATGGTGCCGGCGGCGGATCAGCCCGAGTACGTGTTCATCGAAGCCAACGAACGCGCCGGGTTGGCCAATCACGAACCGCAACCCACCGCCGAACGTTTTGTCGACCTGCTGTTTCCCCACAGCCAACCGGCGCCGTGA
- a CDS encoding YnfA family protein codes for MLNYLWFFLAALFEIAGCYAFWMWLRQGKSALWVIPALVSLTLFALLLTKVEATYAGRAYAAYGGIYIVASIGWLAVVERVRPLGSDWLGLALCVIGASVILFGPRFSNG; via the coding sequence ATGCTCAATTACCTGTGGTTCTTCCTCGCCGCGCTGTTTGAAATCGCCGGCTGCTATGCGTTCTGGATGTGGCTGCGTCAGGGCAAGAGTGCCTTGTGGGTGATTCCCGCGCTGGTCAGCCTGACCCTGTTCGCCCTGTTGCTGACCAAGGTCGAGGCCACCTACGCCGGGCGCGCCTATGCCGCCTACGGAGGCATCTATATCGTCGCTTCGATTGGCTGGCTGGCAGTGGTGGAGCGGGTACGGCCCCTGGGTTCGGATTGGCTGGGGCTGGCGCTGTGCGTGATCGGGGCCAGTGTGATTCTGTTCGGCCCGCGCTTTTCCAATGGCTGA
- a CDS encoding PLDc N-terminal domain-containing protein, producing the protein MGSTFNGLVGLIILALDIWAIINVLKSGAETGMKVLWVLLIILLPVLGLIIWAIAGPRGNVRL; encoded by the coding sequence ATGGGTTCCACCTTCAATGGCCTGGTTGGCCTGATCATTCTGGCCCTGGATATCTGGGCCATCATCAACGTACTCAAAAGCGGCGCCGAAACCGGGATGAAGGTCCTCTGGGTGCTCTTGATCATTCTCCTGCCGGTGCTGGGGCTGATCATCTGGGCGATCGCCGGGCCGCGAGGCAATGTGCGGCTCTGA